One window from the genome of Streptomyces sp. NBC_01476 encodes:
- a CDS encoding MFS transporter, with product MSSAAGTDTATEPEEAGEPAGKTGTFSALKVRNYRLFATGAVISNTGTWMSRIAQDWLVLSITGSSFAVGITTALQFLPMLLFGLYGGVIADRYPKRQILLVTQAALGILGLTLAGLTLGGIVQVWQVYTIAFLLGMVTVVDNPTRQTFVVEMVGPKVMRNAVSLNAANFQAARLVGPAVAGVLITAVGSGWAFLINGVSFIAPLAGLLLMRTAELHKIERAPRGGKGQLREGLRYVAGKPELIWPIVLVGFVGTFGFNFPIWLSAFANKVFDSGAGTYGLLNTLMAAGSLLGALLAARRTRTRLRMLVAAAMLFGVLEALASIAPAYWLFAVLLVPIGVFGLTFNTTANATVQLATEPVMRGRVMSLYMMVFVGGTPIGGPVMGWVTDTYGARIGFLSGGLIAAAAAAGVGLVLARAGGLRIRVNLRRERGPLVAFVPRDGSPEALDEAEAEERAVEETPGAPGDDTSAGHRGDDTSAEPRGEDTSAGPRGDDTGRSKTLAPAR from the coding sequence TTGAGTTCGGCAGCCGGAACAGACACCGCAACCGAACCTGAGGAAGCAGGAGAGCCCGCCGGGAAGACGGGCACCTTCAGCGCACTCAAAGTCCGCAACTACCGGCTCTTCGCGACCGGGGCCGTGATCTCCAACACCGGCACCTGGATGTCGCGGATCGCCCAGGACTGGCTGGTGCTCAGCATCACCGGTTCGTCCTTCGCGGTGGGCATCACCACCGCGCTGCAGTTCCTGCCGATGCTGCTCTTCGGCCTCTACGGCGGCGTCATCGCCGACCGCTACCCCAAGCGGCAGATCCTGCTGGTCACCCAGGCCGCCCTCGGCATCCTCGGCCTCACCCTCGCCGGACTGACCCTCGGCGGAATCGTCCAGGTCTGGCAGGTCTACACGATCGCCTTCCTGCTCGGCATGGTCACCGTGGTCGACAACCCCACCCGGCAGACCTTCGTGGTGGAGATGGTCGGCCCGAAGGTCATGCGCAACGCGGTCTCGCTCAACGCCGCGAACTTCCAGGCGGCCCGGCTGGTCGGGCCGGCCGTCGCCGGTGTGCTGATCACCGCCGTCGGCAGCGGCTGGGCGTTCCTGATCAACGGTGTGTCCTTCATCGCCCCGCTGGCCGGCCTGCTGCTGATGCGCACCGCCGAACTGCACAAGATCGAGCGGGCGCCGCGCGGCGGCAAGGGCCAGCTGCGCGAGGGCCTGCGGTACGTGGCGGGCAAGCCCGAACTCATCTGGCCGATCGTGCTGGTGGGCTTCGTCGGCACCTTCGGCTTCAACTTCCCGATCTGGCTCTCCGCCTTCGCCAACAAGGTCTTCGACAGCGGCGCCGGCACGTACGGCCTGCTCAACACGCTGATGGCGGCCGGTTCGCTGCTCGGCGCGCTGCTCGCGGCCCGCCGCACCCGGACCCGGCTGCGGATGCTGGTGGCCGCCGCGATGCTCTTCGGCGTCCTGGAGGCGCTGGCCTCCATCGCGCCCGCCTACTGGCTCTTCGCGGTGCTGCTGGTGCCGATAGGCGTCTTCGGCCTGACCTTCAACACCACCGCCAACGCCACCGTGCAGCTGGCCACCGAGCCGGTGATGCGCGGCCGGGTGATGAGCCTCTACATGATGGTTTTCGTCGGCGGCACCCCGATCGGCGGTCCGGTCATGGGCTGGGTCACCGACACCTACGGGGCCCGGATCGGCTTCCTGTCCGGCGGCCTGATCGCCGCCGCGGCCGCCGCCGGGGTCGGCCTGGTGCTCGCCCGCGCCGGAGGCCTGCGGATCCGGGTGAACCTGCGGCGCGAACGCGGCCCGCTGGTGGCCTTCGTACCCAGGGACGGCTCCCCTGAGGCGCTGGACGAGGCCGAGGCGGAGGAGCGGGCGGTGGAGGAGACGCCCGGCGCCCCCGGCGACGACACCTCCGCCGGGCATCGCGGGGACGACACCTCCGCCGAGCCCCGTGGGGAGGACACCTCCGCCGGGCCCCGCGGGGACGACACCGGCCGGAGCAAGACCCTCGCCCCGGCCCGGTGA
- a CDS encoding MarR family winged helix-turn-helix transcriptional regulator produces the protein MNVTQLSEDDRAAVNELRGAVMRLSRRLRSQRVDESLSPTEMAVLATLARCGSATPGELARKEHVQPPSMTRIVAMLEAKGLVRREPHPDDRRQVVVSRTDAAAAILEESRIRWNAWLAQLAEGLDDDELAVLRQAAPVLDKLAHL, from the coding sequence ATGAACGTGACCCAACTGTCCGAGGACGACCGCGCAGCCGTGAACGAGCTGCGTGGCGCCGTGATGCGGCTCTCGCGCCGGCTGCGCAGCCAGCGCGTCGACGAGTCGCTCAGTCCGACCGAGATGGCGGTGCTGGCGACCCTGGCACGCTGCGGGTCGGCGACCCCGGGGGAACTGGCCCGCAAGGAGCACGTCCAGCCCCCGTCGATGACCCGGATCGTGGCGATGCTGGAGGCCAAGGGACTGGTCCGCCGGGAGCCGCACCCCGACGACCGCCGCCAGGTCGTGGTGAGCCGTACCGACGCCGCCGCCGCGATCCTCGAAGAGAGCCGCATCCGGTGGAACGCCTGGCTGGCCCAGCTGGCCGAAGGGCTGGACGACGACGAGCTGGCCGTACTGCGGCAGGCCGCTCCGGTCCTCGACAAACTGGCACACCTGTGA
- a CDS encoding NCS2 family permease: MPSSAQPLDRYFRISERGSSILREIRGGFATFFAMAYIIVLNPIILGSATDKFGHHLDGGQLVTATVITAALTTLLMGVIGNVPVALAAGLGVNTVVALQLAPRMSWPDAMGMVVLAGLAIMLLVATGLRERVMSAVPLGLRKGIAIGIGLFILLIGLVDSGFVSRIPDAAHTTVPLQLGGNGHLTGWPVLIFVLGTLLTLALIIRKVPGAILISIVAMTALALIVNAAGDIPAASWGLTVPTWPGNPVATPDFGLIGHFSLFGGFHQVGVLTGILFVFTVLLSCFFDAMGTILGVSDEAGLLDEKGDLPGMSRVLMIDGIATAAGGATSSSANTCFVESTAGVGEGARTGLASVVTGLLFVLALFLTPLATMVPAQAATPALIAVGFLILSGSVREIDWSDFTIAIPAFLTMVLMPFTYSITNGIGIGFIAFCVLRGAAGRWRDVPVALYAVGAVFAFYYLMPALGLV, from the coding sequence ATGCCCTCCTCGGCCCAGCCGCTGGACCGTTATTTCCGCATCTCCGAGCGCGGCTCCTCGATCCTCCGGGAGATCCGCGGCGGATTCGCCACCTTCTTCGCGATGGCCTACATCATCGTGCTGAACCCGATCATTCTCGGCTCGGCGACGGACAAATTCGGCCACCACCTCGACGGCGGCCAGCTGGTCACCGCGACCGTGATCACCGCCGCCCTGACCACCCTGCTGATGGGCGTCATCGGCAATGTGCCGGTCGCGCTGGCCGCCGGCCTCGGCGTGAACACCGTGGTCGCGCTCCAGCTCGCGCCGCGGATGAGCTGGCCGGACGCGATGGGCATGGTGGTGCTGGCCGGTCTCGCGATCATGCTTCTGGTCGCCACCGGTCTGCGGGAGCGGGTGATGAGCGCGGTGCCGCTCGGCCTGCGCAAGGGCATCGCGATCGGCATCGGCCTGTTCATCCTGCTGATCGGCCTGGTCGACTCCGGCTTCGTCAGCCGGATCCCGGACGCCGCCCACACCACGGTGCCGCTGCAGCTCGGCGGCAACGGCCACCTCACCGGCTGGCCGGTGCTGATCTTCGTCCTGGGCACCCTGCTGACCCTGGCGCTGATCATCCGCAAGGTGCCCGGCGCGATCCTCATCTCCATCGTGGCGATGACCGCGCTGGCGCTGATCGTGAACGCGGCCGGCGACATCCCGGCCGCGAGCTGGGGCCTGACCGTACCCACCTGGCCCGGCAACCCGGTGGCCACCCCGGACTTCGGGCTGATCGGCCACTTCAGCCTCTTCGGCGGCTTCCATCAGGTGGGGGTGCTCACCGGCATCCTCTTCGTCTTCACCGTGCTGCTCTCCTGCTTCTTCGACGCGATGGGCACGATCCTGGGCGTCAGCGACGAGGCCGGACTGCTGGACGAGAAGGGCGACCTGCCCGGCATGAGCCGGGTGCTGATGATCGACGGCATCGCGACCGCGGCCGGCGGCGCGACCTCCTCCTCGGCGAACACCTGCTTCGTGGAGTCCACGGCCGGCGTCGGCGAGGGCGCCAGGACCGGTCTGGCGAGCGTCGTCACCGGTCTGCTGTTCGTCCTGGCGCTCTTCCTCACCCCGCTGGCCACCATGGTCCCGGCGCAGGCGGCGACGCCCGCGCTGATCGCGGTCGGCTTCCTGATCCTGTCCGGATCGGTGCGGGAGATCGACTGGAGCGACTTCACCATCGCCATCCCGGCCTTCCTGACGATGGTGCTGATGCCGTTCACCTACTCGATCACCAACGGCATCGGCATCGGCTTCATCGCCTTCTGCGTACTGCGGGGCGCCGCCGGGCGGTGGCGGGACGTACCGGTGGCGCTCTACGCGGTGGGCGCGGTCTTCGCCTTCTACTACCTGATGCCGGCGCTCGGCCTGGTCTGA
- a CDS encoding DUF2530 domain-containing protein: protein MSSEQRTTKERIPLRPAPEPLEANDVATITVGVIVWFVLFLVQLPFYGWYSDHGHTWFIWTCLAGGACGLLGLLYVRARRDAIRRHVAARAAQDGGNADGAGNAAGDTGNPGSAGE, encoded by the coding sequence ATGAGCAGCGAGCAGCGGACCACCAAAGAGCGGATCCCCTTGCGCCCGGCGCCCGAGCCGCTGGAGGCCAACGACGTCGCGACCATCACGGTCGGGGTCATCGTCTGGTTCGTGCTCTTCCTGGTCCAACTGCCCTTCTACGGCTGGTACTCCGACCACGGGCACACCTGGTTCATCTGGACCTGCCTGGCCGGCGGCGCCTGCGGGCTGCTGGGTCTGCTGTACGTACGGGCCCGGCGCGACGCCATCCGCCGGCACGTGGCCGCCCGGGCGGCGCAGGACGGCGGGAACGCCGACGGCGCCGGGAACGCTGCCGGGGACACCGGGAACCCCGGCTCGGCCGGGGAGTAG